The genomic region GTCCTGCAACACAGCGGCGACACGGAAACATTGGACAGAACAAGTCGCAATCGGAGAAGTGATAACGGTCTaatccaggggttcccaaatgtttccagggcaaggccccccagatggcattaacatttgaccgaggccccccttttccAAGaagtctttaaaacacattaaaaatacacacttctgaatatatccccccttttttattaataattacatcttacatcacaTTAGGAAGTgatattgattgtgtgtgtgtgtgtgtgtgtgtgtgtgtgtgtgtggttgtcagagtgagaaagaaaaaatcatgtacttatttttcacaccaaattgctGAGATACCCccgagcgccccctgctggccaccactttgaaaaccactggtctaatCTACTCATGATCCAGTTacattggggttttttgtttgtttttgtttttctttaaataaaaaaaaaaagattaaaactaGAACCTAAACGGTTCTAAGGCTTGGACTTATATTTGTACaaaaggttccatgtagaacaCGGGTAGATTCATCAGCTTTCTCTGTTACATTCACTGTAGGATTAAAGTGAAGGAACCACAAAGACGGTTTGCTTTCATAGCTTCCCTACGGTTCCCCTGGGGTTCTCCATTAAAGGTTGTGTATAGAACCCTATACAGACTTTTCCCCCTCTCAGAAAGGGTTTTGAGGTAAAGAACCCATTCTACATTTTTACATCTAACGTATTTGGCTGATGGTTTTATCCACAATTGAGCTGACCATAAATTTTCCAATTAAAGAACCCTTGGAGAACCTTTTCTTCTCAAGGTAGGACAAGCACCAGGAGCCTAAAATGTTAAAATCACAGGTTCTAGATATCTCTGGTTGTCCTTTTTGCAGGAACTCTTAAAGGTTCCATGCTGAACTCTACAACAGAGTATTGCCcaatcagaaagggttccacaTAGAACTTTTTTTAAGAAGGCGAGAACCCTGCCACACACTTATCCAGTTAATAGAATATATGCTCTTTAATAAAGGGTTCTCTCAGGGTTCACTGGCTAATTACAGGTTGTTCTTTTGTGGGTTCTGCTTTCCAAAAAAAGGTTCTACTTTTTCTATGAACTCTCTGATAATGTCgtagaacctttaaaggttctttCCAGAGGGAGTCAcccagaggggaaaaaaggaataataataattttaaaaaaatcactccATTTTGTGGTTTTATAATTTGATATTAATTCATAAAAAgagaataagaagaaaatgaaaatccaCAAAAATTGTTTAAAGAACCAAACTTGCCAGGAagggaatgaataaataaataaataaataaacaaataaatataatgtgcctccattttgtgattttatacatttaacaagaaaatgaaaattGTTTAAAGATTGATCAAAAACTGTTTAAAGAACCAAAAAGTAGAGTTATTCATGACCATCTCgatcttaaaaaaataaaataaaataaataatgtcattCTGATACATACTTCATTAATAATGATCATTTTTACttgatcaaaaaataaataaataattttggaaCATCTATaaacccaaacacactaaaATGTCATGATCATGAAATCATTTTGCCCtgagggtgcacaaactttcgCACTCGGCCGTATCGGATTAAAGAAGGCGTTTTAACAGGAACGCGGAGCATACGGCTCTGTTCCGCGTGGTGTCGGAGAACCTCCCGGGTTCCGCAGCGGGTTCATCTCGGCGATGTTGTGGAGTAAGGGAGAACCCAGGAGCAGTGAGGTGTTTGAGGACGTGTGTGTTACTCCGGTGGCGTTTCATTCGTCTCCGTACACACCGTACGGAGGTGgcggtgtgtgtgtagtgctgacGCCGCGGGTGTGTGCTGTCGCATCGCTAAATTCCACACAGACGCGCTGCTCGGAACAGACGGCGTGTTTGAATAATGCAGAGATCAGGCAGATCTGATAGAACCCACTTTCCCCAGACACGTGCACGTGACGCGTACGTGAGATCTCGTATCTGTGCTCGTGCTGTGATTGATCTATCTGCTAAAGTCAAAAAACCTGAGCGTTATTCAGTGATAAAACAGCTGTAAGGAAGAAATCACGGCGTGTGCggtgctgttacagtaaaataatcaactacagggtggtgtgatgaggcGGAGCCACAGTTCACACCTCCAACACGGGTTATAgtcctgtaacagcacgtctcctgtaacagcacgtcccgtaaccgctttattcctcttacaccacagccaTCGACCCACAATGATCACTCTGTTTTTAATAAACAGACACGCgctactttttatccatttatagttacattaatgtTCGAGAAacattacattatagcagctataaatattcGTTCTGtcaccagcttctctctcttctctctttcgaaattaataaacaaacaaacaaacaaacaaacaaaagcgcAGCTTTGTTGGAACCATAGCGTTCATTCTCTGGCTAATTTTAGACAAAATGGCGGCCGACCAAACGGCGTGGTGTTAGCTGTAGCTTTAGAGCTAGTGCAGACGTTCGCATCCGTGACGGTTTacgagaaaagaaagaaaagaaaattgccCCGTAATTGGgtaatgttttgtttcttttatttttatatttcaagACGTTAAAAGTGAAAATGTATAACGAaggtaaaaattatttaaagaattttttttttttaaagcaccaaCTTCTCCCCCCACCATAACTGTCTCCAGACAcgtcagaaaacaaacaaacaaataaataaataaatagatagatagatagatagataatatatattaattaaatattgcCATTTCAATTCTCCTTTACATTTTcctttgatatttttcacttgATTTGATAAAAAGCGTTCGTGAAGAAagatttctaaaaacaaaacactaaatactgcaaataaaacagattttattttgtacttttacCGTTTTATATTAATCTATAAACAGAATTCCAAGAAGTTTTTCCCGATAGATAGATGAAGATGTacgatagaaagaaagaaataaaagtcatttagatttgtttatactttttttttttaattacaaaaagtattttataatttttatattaaccTAAAATAACCTGATTACAAGAATTTAAAGATAAAAACCCATAAAAACGGGCAACAATcctcaaataaataatttgaagaAAGCCGTCTCAGTGTCCAAACACGTCAGTaggagtaaaaataaataaaccaaaaaacaataaataaataaattaattaattaattaaataaatttctttgACGCCTTTATTTTTTGCCCTCAACCACGTCAGATTAAAGAAGGAATTTCAGCATTACAGGGCGTGTGGGAACACAATGCACACGACTTATCTAGATaaactcataaataaataaaaacaaaacaaaacaaagaaacaaacgcAAACatacacttatttttttttcgaaTTCTTCCCATTATTTCTTTAAACTATAAACCCTGATGTTATCAGTAGAAACTAaagatgaaaataaaagcacacgTCACTGAGTCACATCACTGAATCAAAACAAACCTGCTGCGGTGACCAACTTCCTGCTTTGGGGAATTCAGATCAACCtgtctgttctgtgtgtgtgtgtgtgtgtgtgtgtgtgcgtgtgtgtgtgagagagagagagagagagaacactcaCCACAAACGTGTCGTAGGAGAAGGTATGTCTTATCCGGAGATGCTGAAAGAAGTCTGAACTCTTGTAGGACGGATCTCCCCACGGCATGGAGGCGCAGATGGGACACACCTGCGTGGACACGGACGCAGAAACGTCAGCACCGCGTCCTCGGACCCGTCTTTTCACATTCCGATTTTCTAATTCTATGCGAATAAATGATGACCCACAAATAAAGCCACAAATCCAAACGACTGGATCAAACGGTTCCTCGGATCGATCCTACGGCGCTTGTGTTCCCATGTTTCTTTAATTCCACTCTCGCAGCTTTATTTAACGGTCGAAAGAACATCGTCTCCTGTCCTATACCACCTCACGCTCGCGTTAAACGTGTACAGAGATGTCACGGAGAAAAATAAAGCTGGGAAGGAAGTAGCGGAGATCGTTGGTTCATCTGGCGAATATACGTAGCTAGTACAGATACGACAAAGCCAGTACAAACCCGAGCGAGTAACACGTAACATGTATatataggccacgcccacaagccaCATACTAGAGAGAACATGTGCTCAATTTTACACGGTTAACAAATACGAGAAGCCACCAGTTAGCACGCGTGCTGCGTGACTAAATCTTCACACACTCGTCCACTCAAAGGACATTGAGAGTTATgggcacaaaaaaataaataaataaataatcactaGAATCTATCTTCTAACGATTCATACAGCGTCTTTACGCTTTAGGCCACACCCCATACCTGAGTCTGATGACGGtgcagaggaagaaagaaaggggagCTACGACTTCTTTTCATTCCAAAATTCAGTTTCCCCCCGTACACAGTATAACCTGGGAACAGAGCTCACCACTTGGCGTGGGTCACGGGCATGCTGGGACTTGCAGTGCTCCACCAGGCCGTCCTGGTCGAGGTTGGGGCAGTCGCAGTAGGGGCAGGTGAAGGTGTAGCGGTTAGGCACAGAGCTGAGGAAGCAGAGCAGGAAACAGGATCAGGTTATTAAACATGGAGTGTGTTCTAATCCTGTAAATCAGCACACGCTCCGGATCTCACCGGATTGCGTCAGGCTGAGGGTGAGTGATGTTCTTCAGCCCTTCCTGGATGTAGTCCTGATATTTAGAGCAGCTTCCCATGTGCTCCCTCATCTCCGACAGCACGATCTAGAACAGGGACGAGAGAGATCGTTACGGCCGGACATAcgtttaataatatttaataatgtttcatttattgcgttgcagtgtgtagtgtttagTTACATTAcagtcttttgttgttgttgttattgtgttaGTGTTTAATAAGGCATATTTATGTTACAGTGTTTAGTTATTGTGTTACAATAACGATAACTTTGTCGATGTCcgaatatttatggacctgagcgACACAAGCCGTCTGATTCAAGacacaaaattacattttgtacaATTCCCTTCGCATCCTACACAAAGTGTAATATAAAGGCGCTAAACGCCCTAACCAGTGCACGCAAACCTCGCTGCGTGTTGTGTGGagttaaagtattggcaccctggcaACTTCATCAGGTCTTGCGCTTACTACTTCAGTCTATCAAAGgccaagttttatttttaaatcttcatTTTAGTAGCGTTTTACTTCTTGTATCTTTCAAGTCAGCACGTGAGGACCTTCAGAGAGACTCCTCAGTCTTTCACGGGTAGATTTACGTGATGTCaaagtgacacacacacgtacCTGTTGCCCACAGCCCTTGCACGGTTTGTCTGTTTTGTGGATTAAAGCCTCCAGATCGAAGGCTTTTCCCCATTTGTCCAAGGCGGCTCTGCACACAGCGCACACGGGCTTCTTGGGTCGCAAACACTCCTGAAGGCATCTGTTGCAGAATCTGCTCTTAAAACACAACTAGGAATTATGGTTAGAAATGATTCTGACATCACTAGAGCTACGCTGTGTGTTCATGTCACGTACACATAAACTTAAGTAAAGAAAATCTAAAGGGTTAACATTGTGTAATATCAAAAAATGAAGAATATTAGcaaataatgttattaaaattgGAAATCTTCAGATAGACTGGCTGACTTTGACATGTTATACACTTCATTGATCGAAAAATTGagaatactatatatatatatatatatatatatatatatatatatatatatatatataaaagtgagagagcgagagagagaaataatgtCTAAGGACTGCACCTCCCAGCATCCTTTTCTCCAGGGAGGCCACTACCTCACTTCAaggaaaacaaaactgaaagtgtttttcttttaatctaaATGCCAACCTTATTTCTAACCAAGAAACGCTACCTGATTTAGGATCAAAACAAAGtgtattcattaaataaaatctctcacaatctctgaTCACATCTCACTTAGCAAGATTAAACTGGGGAAAATTTACAGGGACAAACAACTTCGGAGTCGACCCTGGAACCGATTCCAAGAACTGTGAATCGACTCCgcaaaataatcataattttaAATGACGACGGCGACGACTTTTAATAAAAGATGA from Ictalurus furcatus strain D&B chromosome 15, Billie_1.0, whole genome shotgun sequence harbors:
- the rnf114 gene encoding E3 ubiquitin-protein ligase RNF114; its protein translation is MSMLGSFSGTQRAAKSLGGGGDKDLTDFVCPVCLEIFESPMITECGHAFCNRCLQECLRPKKPVCAVCRAALDKWGKAFDLEALIHKTDKPCKGCGQQIVLSEMREHMGSCSKYQDYIQEGLKNITHPQPDAIRSVPNRYTFTCPYCDCPNLDQDGLVEHCKSQHARDPRQVVCPICASMPWGDPSYKSSDFFQHLRIRHTFSYDTFVDYAADEDAMVQEAIQRSLMDN